The segment GCACGGGAAATCGACCGCGCGGCGCGTGCGGCAGAGGTCAAGGCTTCGAGGTTGATGGCATTGCTGTAGGCGAAACCGGTTTTTTCGCCGGCCTGGGCACGAACACCGACCCCCTGGTCGAGGTTGAAGCTGCCCTCTTTGACAATCCCATCCTCCAGCGCCCAGGTTTCCGAAATCTGGCCTTGGAAATACAGGTCGGCGGCGTCGATGCCAGGGCCGGCCAATTCACCCAGCACACTTTGCAGGCTGTCCAGGGTCAAGCCGCCTGGGGTCAGGAGCTGCTCGCTGACGGTGGATAACATCTGGCTCATAGTCACTCCGAGGTGTGCGCAGGCCGCAATGCGCCCTGCGAGAAGAAGCGCCGGTGATCGATCACCGGCATGCGCGCCCGAATGGACGCCTGTTCGTCACTGTCGCGCTCGGCAAGCAGTACCGCTTCGCCTTGCGCCTGTTGCGCCACGATGCGCCCCCATGGGTCGACGATCGCCGCGTGGCCGTGGGTCTGGCGCTGGCCGGGGTGTAGCCCGCCTTGGGCTGCGGCCAGCATGTAGCATTGTGTCTCGATGGCGCGTGCGCGGATCAGCACGTCCCAATGCGCCGCCCCAGTCACCGCCGTGAAGGCCGACGGTGCACTGATCAGCTCCGCCCCGGCTGCCCGCAGATGGCTGTACAACTCGGGAAAGCGCAGGTCGTAGCACACGCTTAGGCCCAACCGCCCGACCGGCGTATCGGCAACCACCACTTGCGCACCTGGGGCATAGTCATCGGATTCACGATAACGGCCACGATTGTCGGCGACATCCACATCGAACAGGTGCAACTTGTCGTACCGCGCCACCTGCTGCCCATGCTCGTCGATCAGCAACGAGCAAGCATGTGGCTTGGCCCGGGGCTGACCATCCGGTGGCAGGGCAATGGTGCCTGCGACAATCCATAACCTGAGGTCGCAGGCCACGCGTTTCAACCAGGGCAGGATCGGGCCTTCGCCTAGGGCCTCGGCGCGGCCGATGGCCGCGGCGTCTGCACGCCCCATGGCAGCGAAGTTCTCTGGCAGCACAGCCAGCCTGGCGCCACCTGAAGCCGCCTGCTCCAGAAGCCTGCTCGCCTGGCGCAGGTTACTCTGCACATCATCCTGGCTGACCATCTGGATTACCGCAGCCTTCATCGACCCTCCTGACGCTATTTCTGGAATGGTTTCACAAAGGTAATCTTAGGCTCTTTCCACGGCCCAACTACCCGGTAATGCACGCTGGCAAAGCGCGACACCCGGTCGCCGATCAGGCGGTCGACCAGAAACAGTGCGCCGCCCACGGCCGGGGCGCCGACGATCAACGCTGCCAGGGGGAGGTTGTTGGTGACCGGCAGGCTGACCTGCAGGTTGGCAGCGACCCGCTCACGCACCATGTCCAGCGTACCATCGAGTTCGAAATCGCTCGACGGGCCGGTGACCTTGATCGGCGTGCGGGTTACGTAGACCCCTTCACTGGCCACCAGCAGCCCCTTGAGTCGGTCGTAGGCCAGGCCCTTTTCGAACAGGTCGGAGAAGTCCAGGCGCAAGCGCCGGCCGATGGCGTTGAAGTTCAACAAGCCAAATACCCGCAACGCTTGCGCCCCACCGTCTACCTCGACGAACTGCCCGCTGTGCAGCACCGCATCGAGGCTGCCGGAGAAGCGTTTCAGGCTGATCGCCGCCGGGGATCCCGGCCACCGCCCGTCCACGTCCATGCGAAAGTCCCGGCTGGTTACCGTCGGGGCAAAGCCCCAGGCCGTGAGCACATCGCCCAGTTGCTTGCCCTGCACGCGGCCTTTGTACCAGCTCGTGCCGCCCGCGCCATCCCAACCACCGCTGCCGTCGATACGCAGCCCCTTGAGGTTCAGATCGATGTCGCTGGCGTTCACACCGGTACGGGTCGGGCGCAGCTTGATCGCAGCGCTGCCGTACAGATCGTCACCGCGGTAGAACCTGTCGATGCGTACGTCCAGCGGCGGCACCTTGCGCGGGTCGAAGGACGCCAGCGGATCGGCGCCGTCTTCGTCCTGCGCCTGGTCGGCACTGCCTGCAGGCAGGCGCAAGGTTTGCAGCCGCACGACGATAGGGGCGCCTTCGGCGTCTGGCACGCGCGCGTCACCCACCACCTGCCGACTGTCCAGGCGCACGTCCCAGGCCGCCGACCCACGTGCCAGGCGCACTCTCGACTGGTTCAGTTCCGTACCGTAAGCCTTTAGGGTTCCTATGCTCAGGTCCACGCTCTGCAAAGTCTGCCGCGCACTGCCGCCGGGATCGTCGCCCCCGAGCTTCTGCGCCTGAGCCTGCCAAGGGTCAAGGTCCAGGGTATCGAGGTGCCCACGAACGCGCAGGCCGCGCCCGCCGGGAGGCTGCACTTGCCCAGCGCCAAGCAGCAACTCGCCAGCACCCTGGTCCAGGTGCTCGGCGGGTGCTACATAGGCCAGCCGGGCGAGATCGGTGTAGGCGGCGTCGATGCGCCGTTGCGCGCCTTGCAGGTTCATGCTGAAACGGCTGGCCCGGCTGTCGGCGGGCGCTTTGCCAAAGGGTGCCGGCAGGTCGATCGACAGGCCTTTGAGGTCCGAATCGACGCTCAACAGGTTTTCACGTGCGCCAATGCTCAACTGCAGCTGGTACGGTAGCTCGCCCGAGGCTGGCAGTGACTGGTCGAAATGCAGCCATTGGGTCAGCGCCTGCAGCGAAACCCGACCGCTGGCACTGATTCGTGTCTGCATCTGCCCCGGTTCGCCTTCAGCCGCGATCTGCGCAGTGACCGGCTTGCCGAATGCCTGCAGGGAAATGCCCTTGCCACTGAGGCCCTTGTCATAGTCGAAGCTGAAGTCGCCCTTCAAGCGCGTGAGCTCAAGCTCAGGCGAAGCGATCTTGAGCCGCGCATCGCGCGTGGCGAAATCCACCTTTACCTTGGGCTGCTGCCCATGGGCCAGCGGTATGTCCAGCTTGACCTTGCCTTTGAGGGGGCCCTCGCCTTCCCAGCCGGCGAAGATCTCATGGGTGCCGATGGGCGCTTGCTTGAGTATCTTGAGCCCGTCCACCAGGCCACCGTCGAAATTGCCGTCCAAGTGCAAGTGGCTATCACCGTTGCCTTCCACATGTGGAATGTCGACGTTCACGTCGCTGACCTTGGTATCGAGCAGCACGCCGCGTTGTGCCTTGATGCGCACACCGCTGTCCTCGATGAACACGTCCCCGTCCACATGCTGTACCTGTGGCCAGCCGGGCTGGAAGTCCAAGGTGGCATCATGCACCTTGAAGAACAGGCTGATGCTGCGGGCTTCGGGCCTGGCGCCGTGATTGAGCGAGCCTTGGTACTGGAAATAACCCTGGTCGACGCTGCCTTTGACGATTGCGCTGCGCAGCCATTGGTCCAGGGCCGGGCTCAATACCTCAGGCAGGTACTTGGCGGTGTAGCGGCCATCGCCATCGGTCAGACCGACACGCAGGTCCATGTAGTCTTCACGGCCTTGCTCGAACAACAGGCGGATGAGGAAGTCGCCTGCTATCTTGCCCTCCTCGCCCACGACCTTCAGATAAGGGGCAATCAGGGTGAAACCTGCCTTGTCCAGCGTCCAGGTCAGGCGCGCATTGGCTTTCTGGTAGTGCCAGGGTTTGGCGAAGATCGGATCCAGGTGCAGCATGAACGCGTCGGTATCCAGACGCAGCTCGCCGTGCCCAAGGTCGCCGCTGATGCTGCCATTCACGTTACCGGCAGCCGGGGCACCGTGATACGCATCGAAACCCACGCGCTCCAGGTTGCCTTCGAACGCCAACCGGCGATCACCGTCGGCATGGGGCCGGGCCGTCAGTTGCACGTTGCGCAAGGCACCTGTGACATTGAGGCCATCGACCACCGCCAGCGCCTGCTGGCCCATGGGCGCCAAGGCGTGGATCAACGGCGTGAGGGGGGTCAGCTCCAGACGATCGGCCTGCACCTGCCAGCTTTCATCAGCCGGCGCAGCACCGTTGCGCTGCCTCAACCGCAGCCGCGACGCCCAATGCGTGTCGCCAAGGTCCATCGCCAGTGAGTCGACAACGACGTCGAAGCCCTCATCCTGACGCTTGAACCAGGCATTGAGGGCCAGATTGTCTACCTTGGCCGGTTTGCGCGTGTCATAGGCCCCTTCAAGGTGCGGCGCATTCAGGCGTACGGCGCCCTGGTGCAACTGGCGGTCGCGCCAGTCGAACCAGGCCTCGCCGCCAGCCTGAAGCACCTGGGCATGCCACTGCCCCAACAGCCGAGGCGGCAACCAGCGCGCCCAGTCACTGTCCGGCAGGTTGAGGTAGCCGTCTACCTGCGCGTCACGCCAGGCCTCGGCCGAAGCCCGGCTGCGCGCGCTCAGCGTCAGTGGTTGGCCATCTGGCAAGGTTGCCCGTAGGTCCAGCGATTGCCGCGAAGGCCCTGCCAGCAAGCCTGCGCTGACATAGGTCAGCGTCAGCGGATCACGCTGCCAGGCGTGCAGGGTGACCTGACTGTCGAACACATCGACCCGCCCAAGCCGGCGCAGGTCCTTGAGCAATTGTTCGGGTTGCAGCGGTGCGTCGTCCTGCTTGGGCAGGCCCTCGAGCTTCCACTCGCCGGTTTCATCCTCGCGGGCGATCAGTTGCAGGCCGGCCAGCTGGATGCGCGCCAGGCGCACTTGACGTGCGACCAGGCTGCCCCAGACATCCGGCACCACGATGACGTCATCGAGCCGCAAGGCCGTGGCGCCTTCACCGATTTGCAGGTCGTGTACGGTCAGCACCGGTGACAGCCTGCTCCAGCGGCCCTGGAGCGCGCCAATGTGCACGGGCACACCCAGTGCCTCGGCTACCTTGGCCTGCACCGTGCTGCGGTACTCGGCCACCAGCGGCACCAAGGCCCGGCCGAGGCTGGCGTACAGCGCCACTGCGATAAGCAGCAAGGCGCAAGCCCCCAATCCCCAACGGGTCAGGACACTCAGAACGCGGCTTAGACGTCCCATGGCCATGGCCCTCCAGGTCGTATATGCATAATGGCCCGTGGTACCGTTTTCGCCACGCCGACCGAAGCGCGTCGGGTCTCAGCAGGCCTCAGAGCAGCACCACGTCATACTGCTCTTGCGAATACATCGACTCGACCTGGAAGCGAATGGTTCGCCCGATGAAGGCCTCGAGTTCAGCCACGTTGCCAGACTCTTCGTCCAACAGGCGATCGACCACCTTCTGATTGGCCAGCACGCGATAGCCCTCAGCCTGGTAGGCGCGGGCTTCACGCAGGATTTCGCGAAAAATCTCGTAACAGATGGTTTCGGGGGTTTTGAGCTTGCCTCGTCCCTGGCAGGCCTGGCACGGTTCGCACAGCACCTGCTCAAGGCTCTCCCGGGTGCGCTTGCGGGTCATCTGTACCAGGCCCAACTCGGTGATGCCGATGATGTTGGTTTTGGCGTGGTCGCGCTCCAGCTGTTTTTCCAGCGTTCGCAGCACCTGGCGCTGGTGATCCTCGTCCTCCATGTCGATGAAGTCGATGATGATGATGCCGCCGATGTTGCGCAGCCGCAGTTGCCGGGCAATGGCGGTGGCGGCCTCCAGGTTGGTCTTGAAGATGGTTTCTTCCAGGTTGCGGTGGCCCACGAAAGCGCCGGTGTTGACGTCGATGGTGGTCATCGCCTCGGCCGGATCGACCACCAGGTAGCCACCCGACTTCAGTGGCAC is part of the Pseudomonas parafulva genome and harbors:
- a CDS encoding YhdP family protein; translated protein: MAMGRLSRVLSVLTRWGLGACALLLIAVALYASLGRALVPLVAEYRSTVQAKVAEALGVPVHIGALQGRWSRLSPVLTVHDLQIGEGATALRLDDVIVVPDVWGSLVARQVRLARIQLAGLQLIAREDETGEWKLEGLPKQDDAPLQPEQLLKDLRRLGRVDVFDSQVTLHAWQRDPLTLTYVSAGLLAGPSRQSLDLRATLPDGQPLTLSARSRASAEAWRDAQVDGYLNLPDSDWARWLPPRLLGQWHAQVLQAGGEAWFDWRDRQLHQGAVRLNAPHLEGAYDTRKPAKVDNLALNAWFKRQDEGFDVVVDSLAMDLGDTHWASRLRLRQRNGAAPADESWQVQADRLELTPLTPLIHALAPMGQQALAVVDGLNVTGALRNVQLTARPHADGDRRLAFEGNLERVGFDAYHGAPAAGNVNGSISGDLGHGELRLDTDAFMLHLDPIFAKPWHYQKANARLTWTLDKAGFTLIAPYLKVVGEEGKIAGDFLIRLLFEQGREDYMDLRVGLTDGDGRYTAKYLPEVLSPALDQWLRSAIVKGSVDQGYFQYQGSLNHGARPEARSISLFFKVHDATLDFQPGWPQVQHVDGDVFIEDSGVRIKAQRGVLLDTKVSDVNVDIPHVEGNGDSHLHLDGNFDGGLVDGLKILKQAPIGTHEIFAGWEGEGPLKGKVKLDIPLAHGQQPKVKVDFATRDARLKIASPELELTRLKGDFSFDYDKGLSGKGISLQAFGKPVTAQIAAEGEPGQMQTRISASGRVSLQALTQWLHFDQSLPASGELPYQLQLSIGARENLLSVDSDLKGLSIDLPAPFGKAPADSRASRFSMNLQGAQRRIDAAYTDLARLAYVAPAEHLDQGAGELLLGAGQVQPPGGRGLRVRGHLDTLDLDPWQAQAQKLGGDDPGGSARQTLQSVDLSIGTLKAYGTELNQSRVRLARGSAAWDVRLDSRQVVGDARVPDAEGAPIVVRLQTLRLPAGSADQAQDEDGADPLASFDPRKVPPLDVRIDRFYRGDDLYGSAAIKLRPTRTGVNASDIDLNLKGLRIDGSGGWDGAGGTSWYKGRVQGKQLGDVLTAWGFAPTVTSRDFRMDVDGRWPGSPAAISLKRFSGSLDAVLHSGQFVEVDGGAQALRVFGLLNFNAIGRRLRLDFSDLFEKGLAYDRLKGLLVASEGVYVTRTPIKVTGPSSDFELDGTLDMVRERVAANLQVSLPVTNNLPLAALIVGAPAVGGALFLVDRLIGDRVSRFASVHYRVVGPWKEPKITFVKPFQK
- a CDS encoding carbon-nitrogen hydrolase family protein, with amino-acid sequence MKAAVIQMVSQDDVQSNLRQASRLLEQAASGGARLAVLPENFAAMGRADAAAIGRAEALGEGPILPWLKRVACDLRLWIVAGTIALPPDGQPRAKPHACSLLIDEHGQQVARYDKLHLFDVDVADNRGRYRESDDYAPGAQVVVADTPVGRLGLSVCYDLRFPELYSHLRAAGAELISAPSAFTAVTGAAHWDVLIRARAIETQCYMLAAAQGGLHPGQRQTHGHAAIVDPWGRIVAQQAQGEAVLLAERDSDEQASIRARMPVIDHRRFFSQGALRPAHTSE